In Pirellulales bacterium, the genomic window TGAACTTCTGCTCGAAGTCGAGGTACTCGTACAGTTCGCGTCCGTCGACCTTGATCTTCATCCGCGTCACCTTGCGCCCGCGCCACACGTCGTCGCGCACCTCGAGTTCGTAGAGGAACCAGGTATCGGGCTCGACCAACCGGTCGTACACGTGACACATGCCATAGAGCGAGCCGGTACGGATCGGATCGGAATGCGTGCTGTCGATCTGCGCCTCATGACCATCGGTAAATCCCGGGCGGCGCTTGGCGCGGAAGTACAGGCCCGAGTTGCCCTTGTCGTTGATCTTGATTTCGGCGCGGTAGCGGAAGTTCTTGTAGGGCCCCGCGGTCGCGACGAGCATCGACGCGGCACCCGAGCCGCACAGCGCGCCGTCCTTGACTTCCCAAATGCTCTTGTCGCCACCCACTTTTTCCCAGCCGTCGAGCGACTTGCCGTCGAACAAGGCGACCCAGTTTTCGTCCGCCGATCGAGCGTCTGGCGCGCCAATCAGAACCAGGCAGGCCGCAGCCACCAGAGCAGATCCCCACCGAGCTTGTGCCGAACTCACCATGGATGCCTCCACGAGATGCTTACTGGATAGAAAATGTGGAACCTACCCGCACGGCGATCGCTCCCTGCGCGCCGGCAGAATCGGCCTGTTCACGGTCGTGGATCGGCGGTGCCATCCCATGTGGCACGGCCGCACTGCCCGGCACGCCGTCAACGAGCGGTCTAGCATCCGTCGTTGGAGGGCTCGTGGCAAGTGCCGGCCTCCAGGCCTGGGTCGAAAAAGCGACTGCCAAGGTCAATACACCCTTCCGGTGGACGAGAATCCCGCCGGGAAGTCGAGGCGCCGCTCGACGCGATTGCCGCGCGGGCTGGTGCCGTCGGTGGGGGCACTCATGGCCTTCAGCATTCTCGGTCGATACGCCACATAGCGAACCGCCAGCAACGGGGCCGATTGCCCGCGCAAGGCAAGAAAGAGAAAGAAATGGGCGAACCCGTCGCAGGCGGCCTGCGTCTAAGAGGGACGGAATGCGGCGACCCGTATTCCAGGCGCTGAAACTCTGGTTCTATTGCTCAAGTAATACTCTCCATGATCTCCTTGCGACCGAGTTCGATCCAAGCACGCACAGGTACGGGTTATTCCGGCCAGCGAGCGGCGTTTTTCGCGCAAGAGAATGGCGCGCTCGCGGGGAATACCCCCTCGCGACCACTGCGCTTGTGACACTCGGCCGCTACGACGCGATCCCCTCCAAGGCCTGGTGTCCGAGCGACATCAGGCCTTTTTCGTTGGTCGACGCGATCGGGGAACTCCGAGCAGACAGCACACAACGACGGGTCGGTAGCTGAGACGGTTTAGCGGCGGTCTGAAAAGCCGCAGACGAGGATTCGAGCGCCTCCCGACCCACTTGCGCTGGAGCACCGACCGAAGGTTGGTCCGTTCGCGCTGACGGGAAACAAAAGGCTCGTTCGTCTATCGGCGCGAGGATACCGCCCTTTCAAGGCGGAGAGATGGGTTCGACTCCCATACGAGCCATTGGAACGTGATGAACGAGATGGAGTGGTGATGCATGCTGCAAACACATCGACTCAAACGCATACGCCCAACCCGCAACACGGGGTCGTGGCGTAACGGCAGCGCTTCCGCCTTTTAAGCGGAAAGGTAAGGGTTCGACTCCCTTCGGCCCCACTGCATTGGCATCGCCAGATAAGGCGACGCATAGCTCCGTGGTAAGAGCGGGCAGCAACGGAGGCCGCCGAACGAATCGCGAGGATAAAGGCTGAAGGCGGCAGGCAGACTATCGCCCTGCGCATGCGACAAGCTCGTGTGGCGTGCTCGGTTGCTCGATTCGAGCCCCACCCGGTGCTCTGAGTTCTTTGACAATTCGCGTTAGCGTTCGAAGCGCCCATGATGTAGCGGCAGCCTACTGCCTTGCCATGGCGGATGTGCGGGTTCGACTCCCGCTGGGCGCTTTTCGTTTCGGTGCGTGGCGTAGCTTGGAAGAATCGCGTGTTTCGAAAGCACGGGATCGGCCGTTCAAGTCCGTCCCCTGGACCTCTATATGGGTAATGCCTAGGTCCGCAATCGGACAGATTCAACGATCTGCCAGCCTTCTGCTTCGTCCGAGACGTCATCAAAGTAGACGGATAATTGAAGATGGCCTTCGTCTGCAAAAAAGAGTGCGTTGATGGATTCAACGGGTCCGTCAGCGTTCGCATCATGAAGGCGGTAGCCGAAGCGAGTGACGCCATTTGCTGACTGTTCGCGTTCATCAAATCTCAGCACGGAGGCGCGAGACTTCGCCGAAGAGGCTCGGTCTGCTTGTGATTTGTTGTGGTTGTTATCCCAAGCCGCCAACCAAAGCGTTAGCCCTGGACGCCACAGCACCAGACTGCGCTCTTCGATTCGACGAGCAAATGGCTCGGGAAGATGGAGCATCCAAGTGTCAGTAAGCGGGTAGTCACCTTGAACGATTGGAAATCCCGGCGGTGGCCAAATTCGTTCCGGCATCGCTGCACTCAACTGCTTGGCAATACGGCCCTTCCCACAAAGTTTACTGTGCATCGCGAGCAGAAGGACGTCCGTTCGATTCCGCCCGCTCTGACTTGCCAGAGCATATCGAAGCCTGGCAACGCCCGCTTGGGGAGCCAGTGTTCGCTTGTAGCTACCGCCCATCGCTCGCAATACGCCCGTGTCGCGTGCTCGGTTGGTGGTTCAAATCCTGCCACTCTGATTCTTATTGCGGTGGAGCCTGTGTTGGTACAGGCAGGCGCCTGTTAAGCGCCGCTTCGCAGGTTCGATTCCTGCCACCGCAGCTAGCAACCGAGCACGGCACATGGGCATGTGCCGAGCGCAGGGCGGTAGTCCGAACCAAGACGGAAAGGCAAGCACGACCAACCTTCGGTCGGTGCCCGGCGACGGCGCTGTTTCGAAAGCAATCGAGTCATCCGCTGCACGGGTACCAGGCCTTGAAGGTTTGCGTCCCTCGCCTTCCGCCTTTGATGTGCTCTTGGCCGAGCAGCAAAGGCGCCAGCCTTCCAAGCTGGACAGGCGAGTTCGACTCTCGCGGGGCACTCTGAAGATCCATTCGGGGATCGGCTAACGGTAGGCCACCTGGCTTTGAACCAGGCAGTGGAGGTTCAAGTCCTTCTCCCCGAGCTGACACGGCGTTGGCAAGTGTTCGTGGGAACGATTCCGGAGTAGTTGCTGTTGGTAGAGCAACTGAGTCCGCCGAGCGATAGCGAGGATGAAGGACGAAGTCGGTCGTGCGCAAGGATAGTTGAACGACTCTCCGGAGTTGTCGCTGCTGGTACGCGATCCCTGGCTCTGAACCAGGAGGCCGTTGGTTCGATTCCAACCTCCGGAGCTAGCAACCGAGCACGCGACACGGGCGAGTCGCGAGCGCAGGGCGGTAGGAAGACAGAGAACGGAAGTCATCCGGCTGGATGAGGAGCCTGTCTTGAAAACAGGTGGCGGCCTCGCGCCGCTTGTGGGTTCGAGTCCCACGGCTTCCGCATTGAGGTATGAGCAAACAACTCGGTCCCGTGGTCCAACGGCACGACTCCTGGCCTACACCCAGGCAACGGTGGTTCGATTCCATCCGGGATCACAGCAATGCAAGTTGGTCTGTAGGTGTTTCGGCAGCACGCCTCCTCGGTAAGGAGGAAGACCGGGTTCAATTCCCGGACGGACCTTCTACGGCGCACGGGAAGCAGGCGCGTCGCGCGCGGGGCGAAAGCTATGGAGGGAAACAGGCGAGCAAATCGCGCCACAACATCGGCGAGACATCAGTCCCATGGCGACTATGAAGATAAGCAAGGGACTCAGTTGGCGGCCGTCCCTCGGCACGTGCGAGAGCGAATGCGGCGATCGCTGGTGACCGGCTCAGGCCGGCGCCACAAGACAACAGCGTCGGAGTGTTGGAAGTCACGAGTTGGTGAACGGTCGCGACCGCGAGTCGTAGATTCTCGGGTGGATTGTCCGACCCATCGTAAAGCGGGAGGCGAACAACGATGATTTCGCGAGGGAAAGACACAAGCGATTCTTCCGCGGCAAGCTGAACCACGGCGCGAATCCCCGCGTCAATAACTTTGGCCACGTCGCGACAGTCACCAGCGTGGCCTAGCCAAAGCAGATATGGCTCGATTTGAATCATGCAGGAGCGATCATAAAACGAATGGGCTGCTGGTCCAACGGGACGACACCTGGCTTGCAACCAGGAAATCGGGGTTCGACTCCCCGGCGGTCCACTGACAGATGACGGGCTCATGGTCCAAAGGCAAGACATCAGGCTGGCAGTCTGAAGATCCGAGTTCGATTCTCGGTGGGTCCACTGACAGGGAGCAAGGTTCACATCGGACGGCCTGCATCTATGGCAGCCCGTCGATTGTGGCCGGACTGAAGCAGTCGTGTGCCTTGAAAGACTTTGACCTCGGCCGTGATCAGATCCGACGGAGGTAGTTCAACGTAGATCTGTGTGTTGCGGTCGGTTTCGACAACATGGAACCATGCTTGTGCTGTCGAGCTGTGAACATGAATCTCGATTGACTCGCCAGGCAGCAACGTGAAATCGTGAGGCCACGGTTCAACCCAAATGACGCGCACATGATGTTCGTCATTGGACACGCCGATCTTGGCGAAGCACTGGGTCATTATCTAAGCGTATTTCGGAGAGACACGACAAACAAGTGAAACGGAAGGTAGCCGGATACGGTTGGCCGGGCCGCTCTGCTAAGGCGGTTCTCGCTGGTTGAGATGAGGGTTCGACTCCCTGGCCTTCCGCTCGTGGGCCGCATTTCGCAAGTCGTCTTCAGGCACAACCATCCCGAGTTGCTCTCGCGCGAGGCGTAGACGCGCGAACCCATCGCTGCGGAATCGAGTCCAATCACTCTTGCCGTATATCGCATGTGACCCCAAGTCAACTCCAGCGGGGCAGACGGGGCTGGTGTTCAGCCCTGGTGCCGCTTGACGCTTGCCATGACGACGCGACCCCTACACACCGAGTGCAGCTTCCTCGCGGCGTCGATCGCGCCGGAGGATCTGCGCCGCGGCGACTTTGTCGCCGTGTTGAGCGAAATCGTTGAGCTGCCGTCGTTCCTCTGGAATGACACGTGGCCCAGCGGGCGGGACGAGTTGGTCCGCTTGCGCTGCCTCCCTGCCGAGGGGCGCATCCCGCAGAAGGTGAAGGCCGTTTGTCTGCCATTCGTTTTCGTGAAACTGCCTTGCGGCAAGTTTCAGACGATCGACATCCGGCTGACCAAACTCGTGCGGCTGGAGGAAGAGTACGCCCGAACCGTCTGGAAAGCGATGAAGCCACGGCGTCCGCACGCAGGCGTTACGT contains:
- a CDS encoding DUF1080 domain-containing protein produces the protein MVSSAQARWGSALVAAACLVLIGAPDARSADENWVALFDGKSLDGWEKVGGDKSIWEVKDGALCGSGAASMLVATAGPYKNFRYRAEIKINDKGNSGLYFRAKRRPGFTDGHEAQIDSTHSDPIRTGSLYGMCHVYDRLVEPDTWFLYELEVRDDVWRGRKVTRMKIKVDGRELYEYLDFEQKFKEGHFAFQQHDPGSRVCIRKAEVLVLPDTDK